In Myotis daubentonii chromosome 16, mMyoDau2.1, whole genome shotgun sequence, one DNA window encodes the following:
- the DYNLL2 gene encoding dynein light chain 2, cytoplasmic, whose product MSDRKAVIKNADMSEDMQQDAVDCATQAMEKYNIEKDIAAYIKKEFDKKYNPTWHCIVGRNFGSYVTHETKHFIYFYLGQVAILLFKSG is encoded by the exons ATGTCTGACCGGAAGGCCGTGATCAAGAATGCAGACATGTCTGAGGACATGCAACAAGATGCCGTTGACTGCGCCACGCAGGCTATGGAGAAGTACAACATAGAGAAGGACATTGCTGCCTATATCAAGAAG gaatTTGACAAGAAATACAACCCTACCTGGCATTGTATTGTGGGCCGAAATTTTGGCAGCTACGTTACACACGAGACAAAGCACTTCATCTATTTTTACTTGGGTCAAGTTGCAATCCTCCTCTTCAAGTCAGGCTAG